Proteins encoded by one window of Winogradskyella sp. PG-2:
- a CDS encoding SAM-dependent methyltransferase, translating to MKRIKRTEAFQVTLEIKDDNYINPPKVAQRNAVVNRALKEFSAELNSLHEQTRKFVPGETVADDNIGLSERGQAHLSAQEIMEDWQIPLMEAMAKAIAEDGGDILEVGFGRGISADMIQKHPINSHTIIECNDLVVEQHYNPWKNKYPTKTIYLKHCLWQDCIDNLGLFDGIFFHTYPLNEDEYMQYVNASITFAEHFFHHAANHLKPGGRFTYFSNEIQSLSREHQHILLKHFSSFSIHVIRLNMPVDVKDTWWANSMVVIKAIK from the coding sequence ATGAAGAGAATAAAAAGAACAGAAGCATTTCAGGTCACTTTAGAAATTAAAGATGATAATTATATTAATCCGCCAAAAGTAGCACAAAGAAACGCTGTAGTTAATAGAGCACTTAAAGAATTTTCTGCTGAATTAAACTCACTACATGAACAAACAAGAAAATTTGTGCCTGGTGAAACTGTTGCAGATGATAATATTGGACTTTCAGAACGAGGGCAAGCACATTTAAGTGCGCAAGAGATTATGGAAGATTGGCAAATTCCTCTTATGGAAGCTATGGCAAAAGCTATTGCAGAAGACGGAGGAGATATCTTGGAGGTTGGTTTTGGTCGTGGTATTTCTGCAGATATGATCCAAAAACATCCTATAAATTCTCATACTATTATAGAATGTAATGACCTTGTAGTAGAACAACATTACAACCCTTGGAAAAATAAATATCCAACAAAAACCATTTATTTAAAGCATTGTCTTTGGCAAGATTGTATTGATAACTTAGGGTTATTTGATGGTATATTTTTTCATACATATCCTCTAAACGAAGATGAATATATGCAATATGTAAATGCAAGTATTACGTTTGCAGAACATTTCTTTCATCATGCAGCAAATCATTTAAAACCTGGAGGACGTTTTACTTATTTCTCTAATGAAATTCAATCTTTAAGTAGAGAGCATCAACATATACTATTAAAACACTTTTCGTCATTTAGTATCCATGTCATTCGTTTAAATATGCCTGTAGATGTAAAAGACACATGGTGGGCAAACTCAATGGTAGTAATAAAGGCTATAAAATGA
- a CDS encoding phosphopantetheine-binding protein yields the protein MVGKLNGSNKGYKMTQESLEHRLDELSKADHQLILLKLKDLISSASYSDTTEKPKRLVAYIETEQSFESDKINTFLKNRLPEYMVPSAIHIIPNMPLLPNGKVDRKNLKPVKLKIAQNAKPTVDSKISHSEVEQQLIKIWEEVLNFSPVLTEDNFFEIGGDSILSIQIIAKARKLGVQLTANQLFEHQTIAKLSQTLSTKETEKEKETYEFLVPLREEGTKKPLFCIHSGGGHVVFYNLLAKYMTSDRPIYALEPSGLYGERTMHKNVESMTIDYMKAIRSVQFEGPYNILVYCFSVTVGNEMAIEFNKLGHKANIIVMDTMASPWTLNTPMRLKARMKSFIIRFAKNPFASIKHFFEDRLWHIKPLLVKYFGNDDTRDLENLQENLRQICLAYEFKDHHNDISLILTEKPHQSLQQVIIDSWKEITKGDFKLYYTEGNHRTLFIEPDIQFVSKKIEEALVE from the coding sequence ATGGTGGGCAAACTCAATGGTAGTAATAAAGGCTATAAAATGACACAAGAATCTTTAGAACATAGACTAGATGAGTTATCTAAAGCCGATCATCAATTAATTCTTTTAAAATTAAAGGATTTAATTTCTAGTGCTTCATATTCTGACACCACTGAAAAACCAAAACGTTTGGTCGCCTATATTGAAACAGAACAGTCTTTTGAATCTGATAAAATAAACACGTTTCTAAAAAACCGTTTGCCAGAGTACATGGTACCTTCTGCTATACATATAATTCCTAATATGCCGTTGCTTCCTAATGGAAAAGTGGATAGAAAAAACTTAAAACCTGTAAAATTAAAAATTGCTCAAAACGCAAAACCAACTGTAGACTCTAAAATTTCACATTCTGAAGTAGAACAACAACTTATAAAAATATGGGAAGAGGTCTTAAATTTTTCACCTGTACTAACGGAAGATAACTTTTTTGAAATTGGTGGTGATTCAATTTTAAGTATTCAAATTATTGCTAAAGCTAGAAAGTTAGGTGTTCAGCTAACTGCAAACCAATTATTTGAACATCAAACGATTGCAAAACTTTCGCAAACACTATCAACAAAAGAAACTGAGAAAGAAAAAGAAACTTATGAGTTTTTGGTCCCTTTAAGAGAAGAAGGAACTAAAAAACCATTATTCTGCATTCATTCTGGTGGAGGCCATGTCGTATTTTACAATCTACTGGCAAAGTATATGACTTCAGACAGACCTATATATGCTTTAGAACCTTCTGGCCTTTATGGAGAACGAACCATGCACAAAAATGTTGAAAGCATGACCATCGATTATATGAAAGCTATAAGATCAGTGCAATTCGAAGGCCCTTACAATATTTTAGTATACTGTTTTAGTGTTACTGTTGGTAATGAAATGGCAATAGAATTTAATAAACTTGGACATAAAGCTAACATCATTGTAATGGACACTATGGCATCACCATGGACCCTCAATACGCCAATGAGATTAAAAGCTAGAATGAAATCTTTTATTATTCGTTTTGCAAAAAATCCTTTTGCAAGTATTAAACATTTCTTTGAGGACAGACTATGGCATATTAAGCCATTACTTGTTAAATATTTTGGAAATGATGACACAAGAGATTTAGAGAATTTACAAGAAAATTTAAGGCAAATATGTTTGGCTTATGAGTTTAAGGATCACCATAACGACATCTCATTGATATTAACTGAAAAACCGCATCAATCTCTGCAACAAGTTATAATAGATTCTTGGAAAGAAATTACAAAAGGTGATTTTAAACTCTATTACACCGAAGGTAATCATAGAACGCTTTTTATAGAGCCAGACATACAATTTGTATCTAAAAAAATAGAAGAAGCTTTGGTTGAATAA
- a CDS encoding 4'-phosphopantetheinyl transferase family protein codes for MKYSETHFIHLKPNTTHLWSINFVVDGNMYTKYHNLLSEDEKLRASKFRFYKDKRCYVVTKGILRLLSGFYLNKVPKSISFEYKTYGKPEFKHQTDLNFNVSHSGDMAVIAFVYDHAIGVDIEKIKNDFDTLEIASNFFSKKEISALQKIAHAKQHIAFYRCWTRKEALIKAKGNGLSFPLDQFSMTLDSDLEAELLETKWDLTEKNNWQLLSFIPNQGYIAALIVGSIVNNVDYFNWDHNLV; via the coding sequence ATGAAATATTCTGAAACTCATTTTATTCATTTAAAACCTAATACGACACATCTCTGGTCTATTAATTTCGTTGTTGACGGTAATATGTATACCAAGTATCATAATTTGCTATCTGAAGATGAAAAGCTACGTGCCAGCAAGTTTAGATTTTATAAGGATAAAAGGTGTTATGTCGTTACTAAAGGAATTCTTCGATTACTCTCAGGGTTTTACTTAAACAAGGTCCCAAAATCTATTTCATTTGAATATAAAACCTATGGTAAACCTGAATTTAAACATCAAACAGATTTAAACTTTAATGTATCGCACTCAGGTGATATGGCTGTTATTGCATTTGTTTATGACCATGCTATTGGTGTTGATATAGAAAAAATAAAAAACGATTTTGATACGCTTGAGATTGCGAGTAACTTTTTTTCTAAAAAAGAAATATCAGCACTTCAAAAAATTGCTCATGCAAAACAACACATTGCATTCTATCGCTGCTGGACCCGCAAAGAAGCTTTAATTAAAGCAAAAGGAAATGGTTTATCTTTTCCTCTGGATCAATTTTCTATGACTTTAGATTCAGATTTAGAAGCAGAGTTATTAGAAACCAAATGGGATCTTACTGAAAAAAATAATTGGCAACTTTTATCTTTCATTCCAAACCAAGGTTATATAGCTGCTCTTATAGTAGGATCCATTGTGAATAATGTGGATTATTTTAATTGGGACCATAATCTAGTATAA
- a CDS encoding trypsin-like peptidase domain-containing protein — protein sequence MRKLLPFMLLGIFALSLNAQVNSKITELEYPFAAPGTEVSRGVFGKDDRKEIKDSEGFKDFARATAVMINKESVYNNEFYSWSLRERLQRQFGTNRFDENVKFLDQPALGSCTGFLIATDILVTAGHCINSMEDANKFVWVFDYTSDSDFIDGRRLRFKDQNIYEVESIITSKLDDDTDDDYAILRLNRKSNIAPYRFRTSGTVLEDGAINTIGSPTGLPLKLATNAIVIDNSPSNWFKSNIDSFPGNSGGPVFDQNGFIEGILVKGAVEYSGSRYTGDYKYDSNCDCVKTVQWNNVNYTAGCQAHKITAVPPSPLVMAVYENLEYAINNNLKERFNSWNIYSWIYNYNYSNQMGRLENLALNNNNLYFFQSILSTTAETLSDDNSRDLIDSAIADNNLKALKILLNKNLLADAGINSKYTALQSAIINGKNLVVETLIYYGADTKIRTSNGDTLLHIAARNGNLNLVKILLKNGLNAGTKNNSKKRPEQVAKKARHKSLAKYLKKARKGRL from the coding sequence ATGAGAAAATTACTCCCTTTTATGCTATTAGGCATTTTTGCCTTATCACTTAATGCTCAAGTCAACTCAAAAATTACTGAACTAGAATATCCATTTGCAGCACCAGGAACCGAGGTTTCAAGAGGTGTTTTTGGTAAAGATGATCGTAAAGAAATAAAAGATTCCGAAGGCTTTAAAGACTTTGCTAGAGCAACAGCTGTAATGATTAACAAAGAGAGTGTTTACAATAATGAATTTTATTCGTGGTCACTTAGAGAACGTTTACAAAGACAATTTGGAACTAATAGATTCGACGAAAATGTAAAATTCCTAGATCAGCCGGCATTAGGTTCTTGTACTGGTTTCTTAATTGCAACAGATATTTTGGTTACCGCTGGGCATTGTATCAACTCCATGGAAGACGCCAACAAATTTGTTTGGGTTTTTGATTACACAAGTGATTCCGATTTTATTGATGGGAGACGCTTAAGGTTTAAGGACCAAAACATTTATGAAGTTGAAAGTATAATTACTTCTAAACTAGATGACGATACTGATGATGATTATGCCATATTAAGGCTTAATAGAAAATCAAACATAGCACCTTATCGATTTAGAACAAGTGGCACTGTTTTAGAAGATGGAGCTATCAATACTATTGGAAGTCCAACAGGCTTACCTCTTAAACTAGCAACAAATGCTATAGTTATTGATAATTCACCAAGTAATTGGTTTAAAAGTAATATTGATTCCTTTCCTGGTAATTCTGGCGGTCCAGTATTTGATCAAAACGGATTTATTGAAGGTATTCTTGTAAAAGGTGCTGTTGAATATAGCGGAAGCAGATATACTGGTGATTACAAATACGATTCAAATTGTGATTGTGTAAAAACTGTTCAATGGAACAACGTAAATTATACAGCTGGTTGTCAAGCTCATAAAATTACTGCTGTTCCTCCTTCACCTCTTGTCATGGCTGTATATGAAAATTTAGAATATGCAATAAACAATAATTTAAAAGAGCGATTTAATTCTTGGAATATTTATAGTTGGATTTATAATTATAATTACAGTAACCAAATGGGTCGTCTAGAAAACCTAGCACTTAATAACAATAATCTTTATTTTTTTCAATCTATATTAAGTACTACAGCCGAAACTTTATCTGATGATAATTCGAGAGATTTAATTGATTCAGCTATAGCCGATAATAATTTAAAGGCTCTTAAAATTCTGTTGAATAAAAACCTTTTGGCAGATGCTGGGATTAATTCGAAATACACAGCTTTACAGAGTGCTATAATCAATGGAAAAAACTTAGTAGTAGAAACCTTAATATACTATGGCGCTGACACTAAAATAAGGACGTCTAACGGAGATACATTATTACATATAGCAGCTAGAAATGGAAACCTTAACCTTGTAAAAATACTTCTAAAAAATGGCTTAAATGCTGGCACAAAAAACAATAGTAAAAAACGACCAGAACAGGTCGCTAAAAAAGCTAGACACAAATCTTTGGCAAAGTATTTGAAGAAAGCTAGAAAAGGTAGACTGTAA
- a CDS encoding alpha/beta hydrolase: protein MFHIKKSIQEILNKFQYILIALWIILFTQNMYGQNNSYIELLDENIALRDSCLTNRSDYSKLNLAKIEATVTLNNLKIQVEANYRNKEFNTLEGFNQFDFKFWLLSNDAFKNQGDFKIRLTYSIKNLTIEQNYIICIRYINPNSKDRGSDNSPDYVKLTVYFGTDRNHTNSKDLNEVFGPKRSKLSYGVVEVSIPHDHRIGEIESPSIWKFEFSEDPSKHVMLQEIALLEKQKFFKKLAKDIQSSKKKSTFLFVHGYNTSFSEAAKRTAQISYDLKFDGKAVFYSWPSQGSTFRYGKDEENIEWSQINIKRFLEDYLSKSKAKEIYLVAHSMGNRGLTNAIVDIMEDKPELRSKIKEIILAAPDIDADVFKNDIAPKMVSKTKKPITLYVSSDDLALKASKLLHGNARAGDAGEKMVILNGIETIDATGIDTSFLSHSYFADTNSIISDIFDIIQSGQRALKRKRLSAIKLEDYIYWKVKQ, encoded by the coding sequence ATGTTTCACATCAAAAAATCTATTCAAGAAATACTAAATAAATTTCAGTATATATTAATTGCGTTATGGATTATTTTATTTACACAAAATATGTATGGTCAAAATAATAGTTATATAGAATTACTTGATGAAAATATAGCACTTAGAGATTCATGTTTAACAAATCGAAGCGACTACAGTAAATTAAATTTAGCAAAGATTGAAGCGACAGTTACACTAAATAATTTAAAAATTCAGGTTGAAGCAAATTATAGGAATAAAGAATTTAACACTTTAGAAGGTTTTAATCAATTTGATTTTAAATTTTGGCTACTCTCTAATGATGCTTTTAAAAACCAAGGAGACTTTAAAATTAGACTCACCTACTCTATTAAGAATTTAACTATTGAACAAAATTATATTATATGCATCCGTTATATAAATCCAAATTCAAAAGATAGAGGGAGTGATAATAGTCCAGATTATGTGAAACTAACTGTCTATTTTGGTACAGATAGAAATCATACAAATTCCAAAGATTTAAATGAGGTTTTTGGACCTAAACGATCTAAACTAAGTTATGGTGTTGTGGAAGTAAGTATTCCTCATGATCATAGAATTGGAGAAATAGAGAGTCCATCCATTTGGAAATTTGAATTTTCTGAAGACCCTTCAAAACATGTAATGTTGCAAGAGATTGCGCTTTTAGAAAAGCAGAAATTTTTCAAAAAATTAGCTAAGGATATCCAAAGCTCTAAAAAAAAGAGCACATTCTTATTTGTTCATGGTTATAATACATCATTCAGTGAAGCAGCAAAACGAACAGCACAAATATCGTATGATTTAAAATTTGATGGTAAAGCTGTATTTTATAGCTGGCCATCTCAAGGATCTACATTTAGATATGGCAAGGATGAAGAAAATATAGAATGGTCTCAAATTAATATTAAACGTTTTTTAGAAGATTACCTTTCTAAATCTAAAGCTAAAGAAATTTATTTAGTGGCGCATAGTATGGGTAACAGAGGCTTAACAAATGCCATTGTTGATATTATGGAAGATAAACCAGAATTAAGATCAAAAATCAAGGAGATTATTCTTGCAGCACCAGATATCGATGCTGATGTATTTAAAAATGATATCGCTCCCAAAATGGTCTCTAAAACTAAAAAACCAATTACATTATATGTGTCATCTGACGATTTAGCTTTAAAAGCTTCAAAATTGTTACATGGAAATGCAAGAGCTGGCGATGCAGGTGAAAAAATGGTAATATTAAATGGTATTGAAACTATAGATGCAACGGGTATAGACACAAGTTTTTTAAGTCATTCCTACTTTGCAGATACCAACTCAATTATCTCTGATATATTCGACATTATACAATCCGGGCAGCGCGCATTAAAACGAAAAAGACTATCCGCAATAAAATTAGAAGATTATATATACTGGAAAGTAAAACAGTAA
- a CDS encoding caspase family protein codes for MKKQIFFIIALVFSLNVMADKYGLIIAVGDYPAKTGWSSISSANDVPLINSTLLNQGFKAENITILKNEQATRLGILKAIEDLQSIIKPGDIVVIHYSGHGQQIFDNNGDEIDDKDESIVPYDALVRYTSNYKGENHIRDDELGNIIANFRNTLGKNGQLLILLDSCHSGSATRGGKARGGEATFAPPNWTPTSEKNTPGSGLVETTKVKEDASPFVMLSGASADELNYEYEGYGSLSFAFSKAMNELGSDFTYRKLFSAISANMNVISPKQTPTIEGDADYKLFKGEYVKQQPYFEVSKVARPDIIKINAGKLQRLFVGTTIHILPAGTSKVEDTNIITKGTITRATFNESIIKLDTPLSSENEKEFWVFVDKPSYGDLALNIYFDKSLKSKGIKENVKKYLLENKLGEIVKDSANADLIIEELKKSTELSIITRNGGNSVYSQTRIDGGYNPKSVTETIFNYAQGSYLKKLKLDNLNYEFEFRLLPAQKDEYTDEVTMIEETSFNNASGKFQVNTTSDAVILQVTNKSDRPLYFSIIEINSKGEIAPFMPNDSCTLNNNERLIAPGKTMTFDDCIYTFGDPYETLILKGFATTSPINFRPTVKSRGVADGARGTSDPLEGFIGQTYTQSRGSSGSTTTGPIDGYSTEFVYEIVRTKQ; via the coding sequence ATGAAAAAACAAATATTCTTTATAATAGCCTTAGTATTTAGCTTAAATGTTATGGCAGATAAATACGGACTCATTATTGCTGTTGGAGATTATCCTGCAAAAACAGGCTGGTCTTCTATAAGCTCTGCTAATGATGTTCCTTTAATAAATAGTACCTTACTAAATCAAGGCTTTAAAGCAGAAAATATCACGATTTTAAAAAATGAGCAAGCCACAAGGCTAGGTATTTTAAAAGCTATTGAAGATTTACAATCTATAATTAAGCCAGGCGATATTGTTGTGATTCACTACTCTGGCCATGGACAACAAATCTTTGATAATAATGGAGATGAAATTGATGATAAAGATGAGTCTATTGTACCTTATGATGCTTTAGTAAGATACACATCTAACTACAAAGGAGAAAACCACATAAGAGATGATGAGTTAGGCAATATTATAGCAAACTTTAGAAACACTCTTGGAAAAAATGGGCAGTTATTAATCTTATTGGACAGCTGTCATTCTGGTTCTGCCACAAGAGGCGGAAAAGCCAGAGGTGGTGAAGCCACATTTGCTCCACCAAATTGGACACCAACTTCAGAAAAAAATACTCCAGGAAGTGGCTTGGTTGAAACTACAAAAGTAAAAGAAGATGCATCCCCTTTTGTGATGCTTTCTGGTGCTTCTGCAGACGAGTTAAATTATGAATACGAGGGTTACGGATCTTTAAGTTTTGCATTTTCTAAAGCTATGAATGAGCTTGGCAGCGATTTTACTTATAGAAAATTATTCTCTGCTATATCTGCAAACATGAATGTGATATCACCTAAGCAAACACCAACCATAGAAGGTGATGCTGATTATAAATTATTTAAAGGTGAATATGTAAAACAACAGCCATATTTTGAAGTTTCAAAAGTAGCGAGACCAGATATTATAAAAATAAACGCTGGTAAATTACAACGCTTATTCGTTGGAACAACGATACATATCTTACCAGCAGGCACATCTAAAGTAGAAGACACAAATATTATCACAAAAGGTACAATCACTCGTGCAACATTTAATGAATCTATTATAAAATTAGACACTCCTCTAAGTTCTGAAAACGAAAAAGAGTTTTGGGTTTTTGTAGACAAACCATCTTACGGTGATTTAGCCTTAAATATTTACTTTGACAAATCCTTAAAATCTAAAGGCATAAAAGAAAACGTAAAAAAATACCTATTAGAGAATAAGTTAGGCGAAATTGTGAAAGATTCTGCTAATGCGGATCTTATTATTGAAGAATTAAAGAAAAGCACCGAACTTTCAATTATAACCAGAAATGGTGGAAACAGTGTTTACTCTCAAACACGAATCGATGGTGGTTATAACCCTAAGTCAGTTACAGAAACAATTTTCAACTATGCACAAGGGAGTTATTTAAAAAAATTGAAACTCGATAATTTAAATTATGAATTCGAATTTAGGCTATTGCCAGCTCAAAAAGATGAATATACTGATGAAGTAACAATGATAGAAGAAACTTCTTTTAACAATGCTTCAGGTAAGTTTCAGGTAAATACGACCTCAGATGCCGTGATTCTTCAAGTTACCAATAAGAGTGATAGACCATTATACTTTAGCATCATTGAGATTAATTCTAAGGGAGAAATTGCACCGTTTATGCCAAACGACAGTTGTACACTAAACAATAACGAGCGCCTTATTGCACCTGGAAAAACCATGACCTTTGATGATTGTATTTACACCTTTGGAGATCCTTACGAAACATTAATTTTAAAAGGGTTTGCAACTACATCGCCTATTAATTTTAGACCAACTGTAAAGTCTCGAGGAGTTGCTGATGGTGCTCGTGGCACTAGTGATCCATTAGAAGGTTTTATAGGGCAAACCTATACACAATCTAGAGGTAGTAGTGGCTCAACAACTACAGGCCCAATTGATGGCTATAGTACTGAGTTTGTTTATGAGATAGTTCGAACAAAGCAATAA
- a CDS encoding caspase domain-containing protein, translating to MRLVNILLLGFLVLFNSSKDNKLGGKRISTKPTGDLFIISIGINKTEAFSSDFKFCRKDSEDFIKKIASDIELEKTTLSRLKENGEIEKLKKIAKSRKKYIRKVYPYILLNEEATVENIKNALKKVIAKATTNDYFIFTFSGVSIESESGRTYLLPYVNSNMTPVGFVEEPKTTNNLFSLLELANLMDQIASKDQYVISEAGMGKTFGQNLMFRLFESNPEIIAGTDRNRIIITTNGPGYDGGDCDNRQVENGKLFDFIINMPKSHQIITNYKRFQSNLYNTEEECNSTRIPDYVKIYNEADYRDMLLRYNQDSNSRGSKGTNAKKDEDSKNEKPSQTYAFIIASNNYNNQQKNWANLKNPINDAESFSKVLEEKYNTKTKKAYNKNMEEILKSFNEFRKQIRENDKLIFFIAGHGYYSELLSDGYLVFKDSKSLDEDYALKSYLSMATMNRLLYGVNAKQVFSIFDVCYGANFELNNADLSIENYSNTEFDNGIANFISETDKKVSRIVLASGEYEVPDYWSNSLNHSPFADKLLKAFENEKDFISPGKIYSYVRGNTTKPILKKFGKHEPTGDFLLKVLN from the coding sequence ATGAGATTGGTAAACATACTTTTATTAGGGTTTTTAGTTCTATTTAATAGTTCTAAAGACAATAAACTAGGAGGAAAGAGAATATCGACAAAGCCCACTGGTGATTTATTCATAATTTCAATAGGTATAAACAAAACTGAGGCTTTTAGCTCTGATTTTAAATTTTGCAGGAAAGATTCTGAAGATTTCATTAAGAAAATAGCTTCTGATATTGAATTAGAAAAAACTACGCTTTCTAGGCTTAAAGAAAATGGAGAAATAGAAAAGCTAAAAAAAATTGCTAAATCTAGAAAAAAATATATACGAAAAGTTTATCCTTATATTCTATTAAATGAAGAAGCAACAGTCGAAAATATAAAAAATGCGTTAAAAAAAGTTATAGCAAAAGCAACAACTAATGACTACTTTATTTTCACATTTAGTGGTGTTTCAATAGAATCAGAATCAGGAAGAACCTATTTATTACCCTATGTTAATTCAAATATGACACCTGTTGGATTTGTTGAAGAACCAAAAACTACTAATAATTTATTTTCATTATTAGAACTAGCTAATTTAATGGATCAAATAGCCTCAAAAGATCAATATGTAATTTCTGAAGCAGGTATGGGAAAAACATTTGGTCAGAACTTAATGTTTCGTTTATTCGAATCAAATCCAGAAATTATAGCAGGTACAGATAGAAATAGAATTATTATAACTACTAATGGCCCTGGTTATGATGGTGGAGATTGTGATAATAGACAAGTTGAGAATGGGAAACTTTTTGATTTCATTATAAACATGCCTAAAAGTCATCAAATTATAACTAATTATAAACGATTTCAATCTAATCTATATAATACTGAGGAAGAATGTAATTCAACACGCATACCTGATTATGTTAAAATTTATAATGAGGCTGATTATAGAGATATGTTATTGAGGTATAATCAAGATTCAAATTCTAGAGGATCAAAGGGTACAAATGCAAAAAAAGATGAAGATTCTAAAAATGAAAAGCCTTCTCAAACTTATGCATTTATAATTGCTTCTAATAACTATAATAATCAACAAAAGAATTGGGCAAACCTTAAAAACCCAATCAATGATGCTGAAAGTTTTTCTAAAGTTCTAGAAGAAAAATATAATACTAAAACTAAAAAAGCTTATAACAAGAATATGGAAGAAATCTTAAAAAGTTTTAATGAATTTAGAAAACAGATTCGAGAAAACGATAAACTCATATTTTTCATTGCAGGTCATGGCTATTATAGTGAGCTTCTTTCCGATGGTTATTTAGTTTTCAAGGATAGTAAATCATTAGATGAAGATTACGCATTAAAAAGTTATTTATCAATGGCCACAATGAATAGATTGTTATATGGTGTAAATGCGAAACAAGTTTTTTCAATATTTGATGTGTGCTATGGTGCCAATTTTGAATTAAATAATGCAGATCTATCTATAGAGAACTATTCTAATACAGAATTTGATAATGGTATTGCAAATTTCATTTCAGAAACTGACAAAAAAGTTTCAAGAATCGTTTTAGCTTCTGGGGAATATGAAGTCCCTGATTATTGGAGTAACTCTTTGAACCACTCCCCTTTTGCTGATAAACTCTTAAAAGCTTTCGAAAACGAAAAAGACTTCATTTCACCTGGGAAAATCTATTCTTATGTGAGAGGTAATACAACCAAACCTATTTTAAAGAAGTTTGGAAAGCATGAACCAACAGGTGATTTTTTACTAAAGGTTTTAAATTAA
- a CDS encoding CHAT domain-containing protein, whose translation MKKSILYIIICFVTLQSSLAQNDKDLIELHKENLKDLYKQRGAPEEWVTTGRVNEDYLSWCIDHYKKKTALLVYSYDNDSLRINLFDQSEKKLESSIAVSKETLIQQINNSNLFFSKTNGGISPKMRGSSPISVPNKKLKSSYEYINKTLFPDEFKLTSYEHIIIVPTLNISILPFYALKINDDYIIDLMSYSIAPSLFELMVSNKVNQSDYSSKKVSYNWNNALFVSNPKFPNDSIWEFPNLPGAEKEVVQITSTFKPNSFTILNREAATKKKVLESICDYDLLYFATHGISNSENPMESSFLVLADSENSSSYLSLSEIMNVRYDCMLKSDLVVLSACQTGLGKSHEGGIIGLARSFQIAGANHVLMSLWNISDNETATLMKFFFNELKIVNELMPHEALRNAILKYKNEVNDDPKYWAAFSIFGVPY comes from the coding sequence GTGAAAAAAAGCATTTTATATATAATTATATGCTTTGTTACCTTACAAAGTTCATTAGCTCAAAATGATAAGGACTTAATTGAACTCCACAAAGAAAATCTTAAAGATCTATATAAGCAAAGAGGTGCTCCAGAAGAATGGGTAACCACTGGTAGAGTAAACGAAGATTATTTAAGCTGGTGCATAGACCATTACAAAAAGAAAACAGCTTTGTTAGTATATTCTTATGACAACGATTCTTTAAGAATAAATTTATTCGATCAAAGCGAAAAGAAACTAGAATCATCAATTGCAGTTTCAAAAGAAACTCTAATCCAACAAATAAATAACAGTAATTTATTTTTCTCCAAAACAAATGGAGGTATTTCTCCGAAAATGAGAGGATCTTCTCCAATTTCAGTACCGAATAAGAAACTAAAAAGTAGTTATGAATATATCAATAAAACACTTTTTCCAGATGAATTTAAGCTAACTTCTTACGAGCACATCATCATAGTGCCAACTTTAAATATTTCAATACTACCTTTTTATGCACTCAAAATTAATGACGACTACATTATTGATTTAATGAGTTATTCTATAGCACCAAGTTTATTTGAGCTGATGGTTTCCAATAAGGTTAATCAGTCCGACTATTCGTCAAAAAAGGTGAGCTACAATTGGAACAATGCTCTCTTTGTAAGTAATCCAAAATTTCCTAATGATAGTATATGGGAATTTCCAAACTTACCAGGTGCGGAGAAAGAAGTAGTACAAATTACTTCAACCTTTAAACCTAATAGTTTTACAATTCTAAATAGAGAGGCAGCTACAAAGAAAAAAGTATTAGAATCTATTTGTGATTATGACCTACTCTACTTTGCTACACATGGAATTTCTAATTCTGAAAACCCAATGGAAAGTAGTTTTTTAGTGTTAGCAGATTCAGAAAACTCTTCCTCTTATTTATCACTCAGCGAGATTATGAATGTGCGTTACGATTGTATGCTAAAGTCTGACCTCGTAGTTTTGAGTGCTTGTCAAACAGGACTTGGAAAGTCGCATGAAGGTGGTATTATTGGTCTTGCGCGTTCATTTCAAATTGCAGGTGCAAACCACGTGTTAATGAGTTTATGGAATATTAGTGATAATGAAACAGCAACGTTAATGAAATTCTTCTTTAATGAATTAAAAATAGTTAACGAATTGATGCCTCATGAAGCGCTTAGAAATGCTATTTTAAAATATAAAAATGAAGTAAATGATGATCCAAAATATTGGGCGGCATTCTCAATTTTTGGTGTTCCATATTAA